Proteins co-encoded in one Coregonus clupeaformis isolate EN_2021a chromosome 17, ASM2061545v1, whole genome shotgun sequence genomic window:
- the sem1 gene encoding 26S proteasome complex subunit SEM1, with the protein MSDKKQTVDLGLLEEDDEFEEFAAEDWTGLDEDEDAHVWEDNWDDDNVEDDFSNQLR; encoded by the exons ATGTCGGACAAGAAACAGACTGTAGATTTGGGATTATTAGAGGAGGACGATGAGTTTGAAGAATTCGCAGCCGAGG ATTGGACGGGATTGGATGAGGATGAAGATGCCCACGTGTGGGAAGACAATTGGGATGATGACAACGTAGAGGACGACTTCTCTAATCAACTCAGGTAG